A window of Marinitoga sp. 1197 contains these coding sequences:
- a CDS encoding lysylphosphatidylglycerol synthase transmembrane domain-containing protein, translating into MKKEYKNAIGVISSIIIGIFVIVFIENFYKTNILKEIQRINLNDIIIVFFIYFMGYIVDSIRYSIIIKQFGGKINFFSLFYNNVMGLFFSSITPFAAGGQPYQIYHLNKHGLDIEHSTNIVVSRFITAMFLNLIIAFISYKKVISSLNGTGVESALINLGLFISSLITIIILVVFINSDIIMQILNFLKFKKINKLKNKYIKWSNNLKKSIAFLWNEKTHIMFLDIFLNLFVLSLQAYSLFYLFVKYANLSNNIDNFFIVFGSMMLLNMVVYYIPTPGASGTIEASYQLIFSSILKIQNGVFLAIIGWRFATYYMQIILGIMMRVFVKAFLKDV; encoded by the coding sequence ATGAAAAAAGAGTATAAGAATGCAATAGGAGTTATTTCCTCTATTATTATAGGGATATTTGTTATAGTATTTATTGAAAATTTTTATAAAACAAATATTTTGAAAGAAATACAAAGAATAAATTTAAATGATATTATTATAGTTTTTTTTATATATTTTATGGGATACATAGTTGATTCTATTAGATATTCAATAATTATAAAGCAATTTGGAGGAAAAATAAATTTTTTTTCCTTATTTTATAACAATGTAATGGGATTATTTTTTTCTTCAATAACACCTTTTGCAGCTGGAGGACAGCCATATCAAATTTATCATTTAAATAAACATGGGTTGGATATAGAACATTCTACTAATATAGTTGTTTCCCGATTCATTACAGCAATGTTTTTGAATTTGATAATAGCTTTTATATCTTATAAAAAAGTTATAAGTTCTCTTAATGGTACAGGTGTTGAATCGGCATTAATTAATCTGGGGCTATTTATTTCTTCATTAATAACTATTATAATTTTGGTGGTTTTTATAAACTCTGATATTATAATGCAAATCTTAAACTTTTTAAAATTTAAAAAAATTAATAAACTGAAAAATAAATATATAAAATGGTCAAATAATTTGAAAAAAAGTATAGCCTTTCTCTGGAATGAAAAAACACACATAATGTTTTTAGATATTTTTTTAAACTTGTTTGTTTTATCTTTACAGGCTTATTCTCTTTTTTATTTATTTGTAAAATATGCGAATTTGAGTAATAATATTGATAATTTTTTTATTGTATTTGGTAGTATGATGTTATTGAACATGGTGGTATACTATATACCTACACCTGGTGCCAGTGGAACAATCGAAGCATCATATCAGTTAATTTTCTCTTCCATATTAAAAATTCAAAACGGAGTATTTTTAGCTATAATAGGGTGGAGATTTGCAACATATTATATGCAAATAATATTAGGAATTATGATGCGAGTTTTTGTTAAAGCGTTTTTAAAAGATGTCTGA
- a CDS encoding cyclic nucleotide-binding domain-containing protein, whose protein sequence is MKEILYAPEIILVNEGEIVNELILLKEGKLETFSTFCNYSSIENNGIFGAEIIIPGTKSFETIRIIENSRVVLIEKELSEKFLLSNSNLIIHLIKKYILKIIALNNKIYGAFKSNKENIVDKNLTKSELSKKYLKITRRKIFHHINDEQFQIYIKARKLFNSGKIKESLNEFKRVQYRRFDIYFQAEIEIWKYLCMILISPDKKYYLEKTLKEKYPFIRELFSFMVFESIITNSPLTKPLITYLKSGYLIPSNTVLFYEGEEGDWAFMILTGNVRISKFNYNNEKLLAILSNEEVVGEIACFKDIQRTATVFTSTPLQLIIIEKNNLDELVLSNPGFGLKILKNLIKRLDFERYFLSPLSFEEKLNFMIKKYGKNTLNKSQLKIEEIRELFRISDKKDNELIEYLFKSNIATLRADGTLKFL, encoded by the coding sequence ATGAAAGAAATTTTATATGCTCCTGAAATAATACTTGTTAATGAGGGAGAAATAGTTAATGAATTAATATTATTAAAAGAAGGAAAATTAGAAACATTTTCCACTTTTTGTAACTATTCTTCAATAGAAAATAATGGAATATTTGGTGCTGAAATTATAATTCCTGGCACCAAATCTTTTGAAACAATAAGAATTATTGAAAATAGTAGAGTTGTTTTAATTGAAAAGGAATTATCAGAAAAATTTTTACTTTCTAACTCAAATTTAATTATTCATTTAATAAAAAAATATATTTTGAAGATTATAGCTTTAAACAATAAAATTTATGGAGCATTTAAGAGTAATAAAGAGAATATAGTAGATAAAAATCTTACAAAATCAGAATTATCAAAAAAATATTTAAAAATAACAAGAAGAAAGATATTTCATCATATTAATGACGAACAATTTCAAATATATATTAAAGCAAGAAAGTTATTTAATAGTGGCAAGATAAAAGAATCTTTAAATGAATTCAAAAGAGTACAATATAGAAGGTTTGACATATATTTTCAAGCTGAAATAGAAATATGGAAATATTTATGTATGATTTTAATATCTCCAGATAAAAAATATTATTTAGAAAAAACATTAAAAGAAAAATATCCGTTTATTAGAGAATTATTTTCTTTTATGGTTTTTGAAAGTATCATAACAAATTCTCCATTAACAAAACCTCTTATTACATATTTAAAAAGTGGTTATTTAATTCCATCAAATACTGTATTGTTTTACGAAGGAGAAGAAGGAGATTGGGCTTTTATGATATTAACAGGAAATGTAAGGATTTCTAAGTTTAATTATAATAACGAAAAATTGTTGGCGATTTTATCAAATGAAGAAGTAGTAGGAGAAATAGCATGTTTTAAAGATATTCAAAGAACCGCAACGGTATTTACTTCTACTCCTTTACAATTAATAATTATTGAAAAAAATAATCTGGATGAGTTGGTTCTCTCGAACCCTGGGTTTGGATTGAAAATATTGAAAAATTTGATAAAACGTTTAGATTTTGAAAGATATTTCCTTTCTCCATTATCTTTTGAAGAAAAGTTAAACTTTATGATAAAAAAATATGGTAAAAATACATTGAATAAATCTCAGTTGAAAATAGAAGAGATTAGGGAATTGTTTAGAATTTCTGATAAAAAAGACAATGAATTAATAGAATATTTATTTAAATCTAATATTGCAACATTAAGAGCAGATGGTACTTTAAAGTTTTTATAG
- a CDS encoding NfeD family protein, with the protein MVEWQFWIILGIIFIVLEIITPTFFFFWFGLSSFITAIFGLFISNKIINSVIFIIFSTILWLFSRKIVKKWINPLQNKNFHLDELIGKTGLALSDFDKNNSGIVKVFSEQWSAYSEEGEVKKGDKVIVLKRESNMLIVKKIL; encoded by the coding sequence ATGGTTGAATGGCAATTCTGGATAATATTAGGAATAATATTCATTGTGCTTGAAATTATCACACCAACTTTTTTCTTCTTTTGGTTTGGTTTAAGTTCATTTATTACCGCCATTTTCGGACTATTCATTTCAAACAAAATAATTAACTCAGTTATATTCATAATATTTTCTACTATATTATGGTTATTTTCAAGAAAAATTGTAAAAAAGTGGATCAATCCTTTGCAAAATAAAAATTTTCATTTAGATGAATTAATAGGAAAAACTGGACTGGCTCTTTCTGATTTTGACAAAAATAATTCTGGAATAGTTAAAGTCTTTAGTGAACAATGGAGCGCATACTCTGAAGAAGGTGAAGTAAAAAAAGGAGATAAAGTGATAGTATTAAAGAGAGAATCAAATATGTTAATTGTAAAGAAAATACTGTAA
- a CDS encoding glycosyltransferase: MDILFFSIVFSMIFQLMGKYLNLYRTFISKKNILNTVGNNLKISIIIPTFNEEKVIKKNIESLEKNTYKNFEIIVLDDNSKDSTYKILQELEKKYSNLKIFKKIGKKGKPQSINEAYKYISGDIVLFLDADTIVDEDFLEEHVKYFYNNKINMIYVDFEAYNHKEKIIYDYQEIYFEFSRNILYSNLFSKAVFMGNGVFIRKVILDKVLPLDEETLVDDVHLAIKLNQMKINQIFVISPKTKIQYVTNFKDLFYQHKRWYIGGIEELIKALKYKDFNIIFINILVGMLLFFPLISILVFLKNIKLGFYLLKNFIVIIWGISLGSAFLSFKKNNNIIRLIINIFITTPFMLIFEYIVLLNSFLNLFKKEKKWYKVERE; encoded by the coding sequence ATGGATATTTTATTTTTTTCTATAGTTTTTTCAATGATATTTCAATTAATGGGTAAATATTTAAATCTATATAGAACTTTTATTAGTAAAAAAAATATTTTAAACACAGTTGGTAATAATTTAAAAATATCTATCATTATACCTACTTTTAACGAAGAAAAAGTTATAAAAAAAAATATTGAAAGTCTTGAAAAAAATACGTATAAAAATTTTGAAATTATAGTATTAGATGATAATTCTAAAGATAGTACGTATAAAATACTTCAAGAATTAGAGAAAAAATATAGTAATTTGAAAATTTTTAAAAAAATAGGGAAAAAGGGAAAACCGCAGTCTATTAATGAGGCATATAAATATATATCTGGAGATATCGTATTATTTTTAGATGCGGATACAATTGTAGATGAAGATTTTTTAGAAGAACATGTAAAATATTTTTATAATAATAAAATAAATATGATATATGTGGATTTTGAAGCATATAATCATAAAGAAAAAATAATATATGATTATCAGGAAATATATTTTGAATTCAGCAGAAATATTTTATATTCAAATTTGTTTTCAAAAGCTGTTTTTATGGGAAATGGTGTTTTTATAAGGAAAGTAATATTGGATAAAGTTCTCCCACTTGACGAAGAAACGTTAGTGGATGATGTTCATCTGGCAATAAAGTTAAATCAAATGAAAATTAATCAAATTTTTGTTATATCTCCAAAAACAAAAATACAATATGTAACTAATTTTAAAGATTTATTTTATCAACATAAAAGATGGTATATTGGCGGTATTGAAGAACTAATAAAAGCATTAAAATATAAAGATTTTAATATTATATTTATAAATATATTGGTAGGAATGTTATTATTTTTTCCTCTAATATCAATTTTGGTATTTTTAAAAAATATAAAATTAGGTTTTTATTTATTAAAAAATTTTATTGTAATTATATGGGGAATAAGTTTAGGAAGTGCATTTTTATCATTTAAAAAAAATAATAATATTATTAGACTTATCATCAATATTTTTATCACAACACCATTTATGCTTATTTTCGAATACATAGTTTTATTAAATTCATTTTTAAACCTATTTAAAAAAGAAAAAAAATGGTATAAAGTGGAAAGGGAATAA
- a CDS encoding glycosyltransferase yields MNIGIFSDVYFPQKNGVSTAVKLYKEEMEKLGHNVYLFVPRYSRSHKRNEKNVFEFPAIKFLFEKEQRIALPISTDIFKIKDLNLDIIHSQDPFSMGIFAEFLSKLLKIKHVGTHHTMYEYYRNYLPLIIRPTLKQTQRMIKNWCLKLDKVISPTKNIKDLLVSYGVPDDHIIVIPTGIDTKKFNEEVKWNIREEFGILPEEKILLFVGRLGPEKNIDFLIRVFHKVFHEERNIRFVIIGDGIERNKLEELVIDLDLHENVIFAGGQPREKVLDAYKQAELFIFASYTETQGLVVLESMAAGTPVVALGKMGVYDLLNHENAGGIMLTELNEDEFVHEILNVIRNKELYNILSKNAINFVNENYSIEVSVKKIIEVYKNLL; encoded by the coding sequence ATGAATATAGGAATATTTTCAGATGTGTATTTTCCACAAAAAAATGGAGTTTCAACAGCGGTTAAATTATATAAAGAAGAAATGGAAAAATTGGGACATAATGTATATTTATTTGTACCAAGGTATTCAAGAAGTCATAAAAGGAATGAAAAGAATGTATTTGAATTTCCTGCTATAAAATTTTTATTTGAAAAAGAGCAAAGAATTGCATTGCCTATATCTACAGATATTTTTAAAATTAAGGATTTAAATTTAGATATAATACATTCTCAGGACCCCTTTTCTATGGGGATTTTTGCGGAATTTTTGTCAAAATTATTGAAGATAAAACATGTAGGTACACATCATACGATGTATGAATATTATAGAAATTATTTACCTTTAATTATTAGACCAACGTTAAAACAAACTCAAAGAATGATAAAAAATTGGTGTTTAAAATTGGATAAAGTCATATCTCCGACAAAAAATATAAAAGATCTTCTTGTTAGCTACGGAGTACCAGATGATCATATTATTGTAATTCCAACTGGGATAGACACAAAAAAATTTAATGAAGAAGTAAAGTGGAATATCAGGGAAGAATTTGGTATTTTGCCAGAAGAAAAAATATTATTATTTGTTGGAAGATTAGGGCCAGAAAAGAATATAGATTTTTTAATAAGAGTATTTCACAAGGTGTTTCATGAAGAAAGAAATATAAGATTTGTTATTATTGGAGACGGTATAGAGAGAAATAAATTAGAAGAATTAGTTATAGATTTAGATTTACATGAAAATGTAATATTTGCTGGAGGGCAACCAAGAGAAAAAGTATTAGATGCATATAAGCAGGCAGAATTATTTATTTTTGCTTCATATACAGAAACACAGGGACTTGTGGTATTAGAATCAATGGCAGCTGGAACTCCAGTTGTTGCTTTAGGGAAAATGGGAGTATATGATCTTTTAAATCATGAAAATGCTGGTGGCATTATGCTAACCGAATTAAATGAAGATGAATTTGTCCATGAAATTTTAAATGTAATTAGAAATAAGGAATTATACAATATATTGTCTAAAAATGCGATAAATTTTGTAAATGAGAATTATTCAATAGAAGTTTCTGTAAAAAAAATAATAGAAGTATATAAGAATCTTCTATAA
- a CDS encoding SPFH domain-containing protein: MYLVGIITIFVIFLAATSLKIIRPYEKGLIERLGKFHREAQSGLQFIIPFLDRMIKVDMRERVIDVPPQEVITKDNVIVTVDAVIYYEVTEAFRVIYNVSNFEIAAIKLAQTNLRNVIGELELDQTLTSREMINTKLREVLDEATDKWGVKVTRVEIKKIDPPNDIMEAMSKQMKAERMKRASILEAEGYKQAAILRAEGDKRSAILKAEGQAESVKRVAEAQKYKYEVEAEGQAHAIINVFNAIHEGKPTQDLLRVKYLEALKEMANGKASKMFIPYDIIGVLGSVATLVEAKSIKEDMIDKNERKEK; encoded by the coding sequence ATGTATTTAGTGGGAATTATTACTATTTTTGTGATTTTCTTAGCAGCTACAAGTTTAAAAATTATTAGGCCATATGAAAAAGGGTTAATTGAAAGATTAGGTAAATTTCATAGAGAAGCTCAGTCAGGACTACAATTTATTATTCCATTTTTAGATAGAATGATCAAAGTAGATATGAGAGAAAGAGTAATAGATGTTCCACCGCAGGAAGTTATTACCAAAGATAATGTTATTGTTACTGTTGATGCAGTGATCTATTATGAAGTAACAGAAGCTTTTAGAGTTATATATAATGTAAGTAATTTCGAAATTGCTGCTATAAAATTAGCCCAAACAAATTTAAGAAATGTAATCGGAGAATTAGAACTTGATCAAACATTAACTTCAAGAGAAATGATTAACACAAAATTAAGAGAAGTATTAGATGAAGCAACAGATAAATGGGGAGTAAAGGTTACAAGAGTAGAGATAAAAAAAATAGATCCTCCTAATGATATAATGGAGGCTATGAGCAAGCAGATGAAAGCTGAAAGAATGAAAAGGGCATCTATTTTAGAAGCCGAAGGATATAAACAGGCCGCCATTTTAAGAGCTGAAGGGGATAAAAGATCTGCTATTTTAAAAGCTGAGGGACAAGCAGAATCTGTTAAAAGGGTAGCAGAAGCTCAGAAGTATAAATACGAGGTTGAAGCAGAAGGTCAAGCTCATGCAATTATCAATGTGTTTAATGCAATTCATGAAGGAAAACCTACTCAGGATTTATTAAGAGTTAAATATTTAGAAGCCTTAAAAGAAATGGCAAATGGAAAGGCATCAAAAATGTTTATTCCATATGATATTATAGGCGTTTTAGGATCTGTAGCAACTTTAGTTGAAGCAAAATCTATTAAAGAAGATATGATTGATAAGAATGAAAGGAAGGAGAAATAA
- a CDS encoding glycosyltransferase family 4 protein → MKILLYSESKSLFKKSGVGKALEHQIEALKLAGVEFTLNPKDYYDIAHINTIGPLSERILDESKKNKKVVIVHTHTTYEDFKNSFMFSNLFAPFIKKRLIKMYSKADLLISPSEYTKELILSYGIKNKVMVVSNGVDIKKFNCKNYNGEKFRKYFNIKKPLIISVGLPFERKGILDFHRLAKTLPQYDFVWLGAKMNIIPKKIRKILKQELKNLKFPGYVEEELLLAAFCEAKLFLFPSYEENEGIVVLEALASQTPLIIRDIPVYKNWLIHKKNCLKSRTFDDFIKNIDLIINKKIDVKAMIDNGRKVAIERDLKNIGIKLKKIYGDIYEKRV, encoded by the coding sequence TTGAAAATATTATTATATTCTGAAAGTAAAAGCTTATTTAAAAAATCAGGTGTTGGTAAAGCATTAGAACATCAGATTGAAGCATTAAAATTAGCTGGGGTTGAATTTACTTTAAATCCTAAAGATTACTATGATATAGCTCATATTAACACTATAGGTCCTTTAAGTGAGAGAATATTAGATGAGTCAAAAAAAAATAAAAAAGTGGTAATAGTTCACACACACACAACTTATGAAGATTTTAAGAATAGCTTTATGTTTAGCAATCTTTTTGCACCTTTTATAAAAAAAAGACTTATTAAGATGTATTCAAAAGCAGATTTATTAATTTCACCGTCAGAATATACAAAAGAATTAATTTTATCTTATGGAATAAAAAACAAAGTTATGGTTGTTTCAAACGGTGTTGATATAAAGAAATTTAATTGTAAAAATTATAATGGTGAAAAGTTTAGAAAATATTTTAATATAAAGAAACCATTAATAATATCGGTGGGATTACCTTTTGAAAGAAAAGGAATTTTAGATTTTCATAGATTAGCTAAGACACTTCCACAATATGATTTTGTATGGTTGGGAGCTAAAATGAATATAATTCCTAAAAAAATAAGAAAGATATTAAAACAAGAATTAAAAAATTTAAAATTTCCAGGATATGTGGAGGAGGAATTATTATTAGCAGCTTTTTGTGAAGCTAAGCTTTTTTTATTTCCAAGTTATGAAGAAAATGAAGGTATTGTTGTATTAGAAGCATTAGCTTCACAAACACCTTTAATAATAAGAGATATTCCAGTATATAAAAATTGGTTGATTCATAAAAAAAATTGTTTAAAATCAAGGACTTTTGATGATTTTATAAAAAATATAGATCTGATAATAAATAAAAAGATAGATGTGAAAGCAATGATAGATAATGGAAGAAAAGTTGCGATTGAAAGAGATTTAAAAAATATTGGAATTAAATTGAAAAAAATATATGGTGATATTTATGAAAAAAGAGTATAA